A region of the Clostridium estertheticum subsp. estertheticum genome:
TTTTTAAGGTAATATTAATCAATATTTAATAAAAATAGAGTACAATTATATAATAACAAGGGTAATTAGATGGGAGTGACTATTATGCCTACTATAAATATGCTGTCATCAGCAGACAAAGTAAAAGGTCAAGGAGTAGGATCAGCTTACTTAGAACAAGTAGATTTAGTCAGAAATGGATTAGATAAAGAATATAAAGTTGTGATAAATAAAAAAGAAAGAACCGATATAATGCATTATCATACTATCGACCTTAAGCATTACTTAAGTATATGTTTTGCTAAAAGAAAAGGTGTAACAGTTGGTTATGTGCATTTTTTGCCAGAAACTATTGAAGGAAGTATTAAATTACCTAATATAATAAAAAAGATTTTTTATAAATATATTATAAGTTTTTATAAAAAAATGGATTATTTAGTTACAGTAAATCCTAATTTTATACCAAGGCTTGAGGCTTACAATATCGATAGAAAAAAAATTACGTATATTCCTAACTTTGTTTCAACTGAAAAATTTTATAATCTGCCAATTGAAAAGAAATATGTAGCGAAGGAAAAACTGAAAATTGATAGAGATGCGTTTGTTGTGCTTGGAGTTGGTCAAATACAAACCAGAAAAGGTGTTATTGATTTTATTGACATTGCAAAAAAAATGCCGGATGTACAATTTATCTGGGCAGGTGGATTTTCTTTTGGGGGTATTACCGATGGATACAAGGAATTAAAAAGTAAAATGGAGACTGCACCTAAAAACATTTTATTCACAGGAATAGTTGATAGAGATTTGATGAATGATATATATAATGTATCAGATGTTCTCTTTATGCCATCATATAATGAGCTTTTTCCTATGTCAATACTTGAAGCGATGAACACATCTACTCCAGTACTTTTAAGAGATCTAGAACTTTATGAAGATATATTATTTGACTATTACTTAAAAGAGCACGATAATAGAGGTTTCATGGAGGCTATACAGAACTTAAAAAATGATTCGAATTATTACGATCAGGCTAAAAAAAAGGCGATTCGTGGGCATGATTTTTATTCTAGAGAGAGCGTACTTGGTATGTGGAAAAGTTTTTATGAAAAGGTATGGCTAAAAAAAATAGGTAAATAAATAGAATGTTTTTTTTTCACATGTATTAATATAATTATTACTATACTATTATGGAAATTAACTACCTTTTACTCCTGTTAATTTTTGATTTTTCTGCGTTTATGAATGAATAAGCAAGAGTATTAATGCTTATTAAATGAAGAATTTTCATAAGGAAATTATAGTAATTAAAGGGGACTGATTATGAATATTGGAATTTTTACTGATGCTTATTATCCGCAAGTAAGTGGAGTGGTTACTTCTACTATGATACTAAGAAATGAATTAATTAGGCTTGGACATAGCGTAACTATTGTTACAGTTACACACCCGGGTGTAGAGGAGAAGGAAGGTATAATAAGACTACCTAGTTTGCCATTTTTCCTTTTACCTTCTCAAAGGGTGGGGATAATATATTCACATAAAAGTATGAACAAGATAAAAAAACTAGACTTAGACATAATACATACACAAACAGAATTTAGTATAGGTATCTTTGGGAGAATAGTTGCTAGAAGATTAGGTATTCCTGTAGTTCACACTTATCATACAATGTATGAAGATTATATCCATTATGTATCTAGTGGTATAATGCTTAAGCCTGCATCACAATTAGCGAAAAAGGTAAGTGAGTTATACTGTAGAGATTGCAGTGCTATAATAGTACCTACCATAAAGGTGAAAGATGCATTGCAACAGTACGGGTTAAGAAGACATATAGATGTAATACCTACAGGAGTTAATATAGAGCCCTTCAAAAAAAGTAATTTTGATGAAGAACTTATTAACGATGAAAAAAAATCTTTTGGTATAAATGAAACCCAACCAGTTGTACTATATATTGGGCGTATAGCGAAGGAAAAAAGTATAGATGTAATTATAAATAGTATGAATGAATTAATTCGAAAAATACCAAATTGTAAATTGCTTCTTGTTGGTGATGGACCAGAGCGTGAAAATTTAGAAACGTTAGCTAAACATTTAGGCATTGAGAAATCTGTAGTATTTGCTGGTGAAAAACCTTGGTCAGAAATTGGGAAGTATTATCAGATGGGTGATGTATTTGTAGGTGCATCTCTTACAGAGACACAAGGATTAACTTTTGCAGAAGCTATGGCGGCACAAATTCCTGTTGTAGCTAAGTACGATAAAAACTTGGATGGTATAATCAAAGATAGAATTAATGGAAGAGTATTTTATAAAGATGAAGACTTAGCCAAAATATTATCTGAAGTTTTAATTAATAAAGAGGAACATGATTCAATGGTGAAAAATGCTTATGATGGAATAGAACCATTATCATCTAAGTGTTTTGGTGAAAATGTTGAGAAAATTTATATGGAAGTTGAAAAACAAAGCTGTATGTTACAAAATCAAAAAGTGACATAATTAATTTATGAGGAGAAAATTGTAAAAGACAATTTTCTTCTTTTCTTTTATTTTAAAGAAAAAATTATCCTATATTATTTATTTATTTGGTACAATGTAATAAATATAAAAGAAATGGAGTGGGTTAGAATGAAAATACTTTATTATGATTGTTTTTCAGGTATTAGTGGGGATATGAATTTAGGAGCATTACTAGATTTAGGTATAGATGAGAAATATTTAATAGATGAATTAAGTAAGCTTAATTTAAATGGGTATGAAATAAAAGTATCAAGAGATATTAGAAAGGGCATAGAGGGAACCAAGGTGGATGTGCTTTTACAAGAGCATAGCCATGGGCATTCTCATGAGGAGGTTAGTGAGTTACATCTTCATGGGCACCATCACGATGATGCTCATGGTGAACATAATCATGAACATATCCACAATGACAATGAAGGCGACCATATGCATGTGCATGCAAGTATTGAGCATATTCATAAGGATCAAAGAAATCTTAATGATATAGAGAAAATTATAAATTTAAGTGAGTTAAATTCTAAAGTTAAAGAATTAAGTATGGAAATATTTATGAAGGTTGCGCTAGCTGAAGCAAAGGTTCATGGAAAACCCTTATATGAAATCCATTTTCATGAGGTGGGAGCGGTAGATTCTATAGTGGATATAGTGGGAGCTGCTATTTGTTTAAATTATTTAAATGTTGATAAAATAATGAGTTCTTCTGTAGAGCTTGGTGGTGGGTTCGTTAAGTGTGCTCATGGTCTTATACCAGTTCCAGCGCCTGCTACTGTTGAGATTTTAAAGGGGATTCCAGTAAAACTTGGAGCAGTGCCATTTGAAACTACAACCCCTACTGGAGCTGCAATTCTTGCAGCTAATGTCTGTGAATTTAAAGATGATAATAATTTTATTATAAATAAAATTGGTTATGGCATAGGGAACAGAGATACTGAAATACCTAATGTATTAAGAGTCATGTTAGTAGAGGAAGTAGAGAAAGTAAGTAACGAGGAATATGATGATGTAACAGTTGAGCAAATCATTGAATGTAATATAGATGATATGAATCCTGAGTTATATGAGTATATTATTGATATGGTTTTTAGCGAAGGTGCTTTGGATGCATATATAACTCCAATTATAATGAAAAAAGGAAGACCAAGCGTAAAAATAAGTATTTTATGTGAGGAAGATAAAACTACAAGGATGAAGGAAATACTGTTTAGAGAAACTACTACCCTTGGAGTAAGAAGTTTTAAAGTAGATAAAACAAAACTTAAAAGGGAGTTTATTAAAGTAAATACTAGTTACGGCGAAGTTACCGTAAAAGAATCTTATTATAAAGGCAAAAAAATAAAAAGCAAGTTTGAATATGAAGAATGCAAGAGAATAGCTAAAAGTACCGGGGTACCTATAAGTGAAGTATACGAGAAATTAAGAAATGAAATATAATATTATACTAAAGGATAAAATAAGGGAACTTTAAATTTAAAAAGGTGGGTGACATATGAATTCAAAAGAGATGGAGAACTTTCTTAAAAATATAAAAAATGGTGATATATCTATTGAAGATGGTATGGATAAGTTAAAAGATCTGTCTTATTCAGATTTAGGGTTTGCAAAAATAGATAATCATAGAGAACTTAGAGTTGGTTATCCAGAGGTTATATATTGTGAAGGTAAAACTGTGGAGCAGATAAAAGGAATAGTAAGTCTAATGCTTACTAAGGATGTTAATATTCTTGGCACAAGGGCTACCAAGGTTATGTATGAGGGTATTAAAGAAATATGTGGTGATGCCCAGTATAATGAACTTGCAAGGACAATTGTAATTAAAAGAAAGGAGACTGAACCATCGAGCACATATATTGCACTAGTAACAGGAGGAACGTCTGATATACCTGTTGCGGAAGAAGCCGCTGTTACTGCTGAAATTTTTGGAAATAGAGTTGAGAGAATTTATGATGTAGGTGTAGCTGGTATTCATAGGCTTTTTGATAATTTAGACGTTATAAGGCGCGCTAAGGTAATTATCACTGTGGCTGGGATGGAAGGAGCACTAACAAGCGTTGTTGGAGGCTTAGTTGATAAACCAGTTATAGCTGTTCCTACAAGCGTAGGGTACGGAGCTAGCTTTAAAGGGCTTGCTGCACTGCTTAGTATGTTAAATAGCTGCTCTAGTGGAGTAAGTGTTGTTAATATAGACAATGGTTTTGGAGCGGGATATTTAGCAAGCATTATAAATAAATTATAAACTATATTTAGAATTTATCTAAGGATAAAGATAAGTTATTCTCTTAACCGATGGTCATTATAGCCTTTGGTTAAGTGAGTAACTATTTTTTTTGTTAGAGATAAAGTATCATCATATTTGCCAGGTTATAAATTTTTTTTATAACGTAATAAATAATATATATTTGTTATAAAAAAAAATAAAAGTATAATAGAGTTAAATATAAAAGAAAAAAATTAAAAGGAGTGGTATTAAATGATAAATTTAAAAGGCCAAGACTTATTAAGAAATCCTTATTTAAACAAAGGAACTGCGTTTACAA
Encoded here:
- a CDS encoding glycosyltransferase family 4 protein, with the protein product MNIGIFTDAYYPQVSGVVTSTMILRNELIRLGHSVTIVTVTHPGVEEKEGIIRLPSLPFFLLPSQRVGIIYSHKSMNKIKKLDLDIIHTQTEFSIGIFGRIVARRLGIPVVHTYHTMYEDYIHYVSSGIMLKPASQLAKKVSELYCRDCSAIIVPTIKVKDALQQYGLRRHIDVIPTGVNIEPFKKSNFDEELINDEKKSFGINETQPVVLYIGRIAKEKSIDVIINSMNELIRKIPNCKLLLVGDGPERENLETLAKHLGIEKSVVFAGEKPWSEIGKYYQMGDVFVGASLTETQGLTFAEAMAAQIPVVAKYDKNLDGIIKDRINGRVFYKDEDLAKILSEVLINKEEHDSMVKNAYDGIEPLSSKCFGENVEKIYMEVEKQSCMLQNQKVT
- the larB gene encoding nickel pincer cofactor biosynthesis protein LarB, whose translation is MNSKEMENFLKNIKNGDISIEDGMDKLKDLSYSDLGFAKIDNHRELRVGYPEVIYCEGKTVEQIKGIVSLMLTKDVNILGTRATKVMYEGIKEICGDAQYNELARTIVIKRKETEPSSTYIALVTGGTSDIPVAEEAAVTAEIFGNRVERIYDVGVAGIHRLFDNLDVIRRAKVIITVAGMEGALTSVVGGLVDKPVIAVPTSVGYGASFKGLAALLSMLNSCSSGVSVVNIDNGFGAGYLASIINKL
- a CDS encoding glycosyltransferase family 4 protein, encoding MPTINMLSSADKVKGQGVGSAYLEQVDLVRNGLDKEYKVVINKKERTDIMHYHTIDLKHYLSICFAKRKGVTVGYVHFLPETIEGSIKLPNIIKKIFYKYIISFYKKMDYLVTVNPNFIPRLEAYNIDRKKITYIPNFVSTEKFYNLPIEKKYVAKEKLKIDRDAFVVLGVGQIQTRKGVIDFIDIAKKMPDVQFIWAGGFSFGGITDGYKELKSKMETAPKNILFTGIVDRDLMNDIYNVSDVLFMPSYNELFPMSILEAMNTSTPVLLRDLELYEDILFDYYLKEHDNRGFMEAIQNLKNDSNYYDQAKKKAIRGHDFYSRESVLGMWKSFYEKVWLKKIGK
- the larC gene encoding nickel pincer cofactor biosynthesis protein LarC yields the protein MKILYYDCFSGISGDMNLGALLDLGIDEKYLIDELSKLNLNGYEIKVSRDIRKGIEGTKVDVLLQEHSHGHSHEEVSELHLHGHHHDDAHGEHNHEHIHNDNEGDHMHVHASIEHIHKDQRNLNDIEKIINLSELNSKVKELSMEIFMKVALAEAKVHGKPLYEIHFHEVGAVDSIVDIVGAAICLNYLNVDKIMSSSVELGGGFVKCAHGLIPVPAPATVEILKGIPVKLGAVPFETTTPTGAAILAANVCEFKDDNNFIINKIGYGIGNRDTEIPNVLRVMLVEEVEKVSNEEYDDVTVEQIIECNIDDMNPELYEYIIDMVFSEGALDAYITPIIMKKGRPSVKISILCEEDKTTRMKEILFRETTTLGVRSFKVDKTKLKREFIKVNTSYGEVTVKESYYKGKKIKSKFEYEECKRIAKSTGVPISEVYEKLRNEI